From the genome of Vigna angularis cultivar LongXiaoDou No.4 chromosome 11, ASM1680809v1, whole genome shotgun sequence, one region includes:
- the LOC108334155 gene encoding splicing factor U2af large subunit A isoform X6, giving the protein MAEYDERYEGNGEEEDLHNSHPHPHLDSSPQPTHDDLTDSKSHHGSRDYDRESSRSRDKEREKGRDRDRKREKGRERERSRDRDSERSRDKDRDRERSKDRERDRERDGEKERDRDRDRHHRDRHRDRGERRERTRDRDEDDFYRSRDFDRRRGDFDREDRHRRRSRSRSQSKSGGRSEHRSRSRSRSRSKSKRTSGFDMAPPASAMLAGASAVTGQITGANPAIPGMFPNMFPLATNQLQPFSALPVMPVQAMTQQATRHARRVYVGGLPPTANEQSVATFFSQVMAKIGGNTAGPGDAVVNVYINHDKKFAFVEMRSVEEASNAMALDGIIFEGAPVKVRRPTDYNPSLAATLGPSQPNPNLNLGAVGLTPGSAGGLDGPDRIFVGGLPYYFTETQIRELLETFGPLRGFDLVKDRETGNSKGYAFCVYQDLAVTDIACAALNGIKMGDKTLTVRRANQGANPQQPKPEQESILMHAQQQIALQKLMLQPALVATKVVCLTHAVSADELKDDEDYEEILDDMRQECSKFGSLVNVVIPRPPHDGEPAAGVGKVFLEYVDVDGATKARAGLNGRKFDGNQVVAVFYPENKFAQGDYEG; this is encoded by the exons atggccGAATACGATGAAAGATACGAAGGCAacggagaagaagaagacctTCACAATTCCCATCCTCATCCTCATCTCGATTCCTCTCCTCAGCCCACTCACGACGATCTCACCGATTCCAAATCTCAC CATGGATCTCGTGATTATGACAGAGAATCTTCCAGAAGCAGAGATAAGGAGCGGGAGAAAGGGAGAGACCGGGatagaaaaagggaaaagggGAGGGAAAGGGAGAGAAGTAGGGATAGGGATTCCGAGAGAAGCAGGGACAAGGACAGAGATAGGGAGAGGAGCAAAGACAGGGAGAGGGACCGAGAGCGTGATGGTGAGAAGGAAAGGGACCGGGATAGGGACCGCCACCACAGAGATCGGCACAGGGATCGTGGTGAACGAAGGGAAAGGACAAGGGATAGAGATGAAGATGATTTTTACAGAAGCCGTGACTTTGACag AAGAAGGGGGGATTTTGACAGAGAGGATAGGCATAGGCGGAGGTCTCGGTCTAGATCTCAATCCAAGTCAGGGGGTAGATCCGAGCATAGATCAAGGTCGCGTTCTCGTTCACGCTCAAAGAG CAAAAGGACTAGTGGTTTTGATATGGCTCCGCCTGCCTCTGCTATGTTGGCTGGTGCTTCTGCTGTTACAG GTCAGATCACTGGTGCAAATCCTGCAATTCCCGGAATGTTTCCAAATATGTTTCCGTTGGCTACAAACCAG TTGCAGCCGTTCAGTGCTCTCCCAGTCATGCCAGTTCAGGCTATGACACAACAG GCTACACGACATGCTAGGCGGGTGTATGTTGGGGGCCTTCCTCCTACAGCTAATGAGCAG TCAGTTGCAACTTTCTTCAGTCAAGTTATGGCTAAGATTGGGGGAAACACTGCTGGCCCAG GTGATGCTGTGGTTAATGTTTACATTAATCATGACAAGAAGTTCGCCTTTGTGGAGATGAGGTCTGTTGAGGAAGCTAGCAATGCAATGGCTTTAGATGGGATTATTTTTGAG ggGGCACCTGTTAAGGTCAGGAGACCTACTGATTATAATCCTTCCTTAGCTGCTACTCTAGGCCCAAGCCAGCCTAACCCAAACCTTAATCTTGGTGCTGTTGGCTTAACACCAGGGTCTGCTGGTGGACTTGATGGTCCAGATCGAATTTTTGTTGGTGGACTTCCTTATTACTTCACAGAAACGCAGATAAGAGAGCTTTTAGAGACTTTTGGTCCTCTAAGGGGTTTTGATCTAGTGAAAGATAGAGAAACGGGAAATTCAAAGGGTTATGCATTTTGTGTTTACCAGGATCTTGCAGTTACTGATATTGCATGTGCTGCTTTAAATGGAATAAAAATGGGAGATAAGACTCTCACAGTTAGACGAGCTAATCAAGGTGCAAACCCACAGCAGCCTAAACCTGAACAGGAGAGCATCTTAATGCATGCCCAACAGCAGATTGCACTGCAG aaaCTTATGTTGCAGCCAGCTTTGGTGGCAACAAAGGTGGTGTGCTTAACTCACGCAGTTTCTGCTGACGAGCTCAAAGATGATGAAGACTACGAAGAGATTCTTGATGATATGAGACAAGAGTGCTCCAAATTTG GTTCCTTGGTGAATGTGGTGATCCCGCGTCCACCGCATGATGGTGAGCCTGCCGCTGGAGTTGGGAAG GTGTTTTTGGAGTATGTTGACGTGGATGGTGCCACAAAAGCCCGTGCTGGATTGAATGGACGAAAATTTGATGGGAACCAAGTAGTAGCGGTTTTCTACCCAGAGAACAAATTTGCTCAGGGAGATTATGAAGGCTAA
- the LOC108334155 gene encoding splicing factor U2af large subunit A isoform X7, which translates to MAEYDERYEGNGEEEDLHNSHPHPHLDSSPQPTHDDLTDSKSHHGSRDYDRESSRSRDKEREKGRDRDRKREKGRERERSRDRDSERSRDKDRDRERSKDRERDRERDGEKERDRDRDRHHRDRHRDRGERRERTRDRDEDDFYRSRDFDRRRGDFDREDRHRRRSRSRSQSKSGGRSEHRSRSRSRSRSKSKRTSGFDMAPPASAMLAGASAVTGQITGANPAIPGMFPNMFPLATNQPFSALPVMPVQAMTQQATRHARRVYVGGLPPTANEQSVATFFSQVMAKIGGNTAGPGDAVVNVYINHDKKFAFVEMRSVEEASNAMALDGIIFEGAPVKVRRPTDYNPSLAATLGPSQPNPNLNLGAVGLTPGSAGGLDGPDRIFVGGLPYYFTETQIRELLETFGPLRGFDLVKDRETGNSKGYAFCVYQDLAVTDIACAALNGIKMGDKTLTVRRANQGANPQQPKPEQESILMHAQQQIALQKLMLQPALVATKVVCLTHAVSADELKDDEDYEEILDDMRQECSKFGSLVNVVIPRPPHDGEPAAGVGKVFLEYVDVDGATKARAGLNGRKFDGNQVVAVFYPENKFAQGDYEG; encoded by the exons atggccGAATACGATGAAAGATACGAAGGCAacggagaagaagaagacctTCACAATTCCCATCCTCATCCTCATCTCGATTCCTCTCCTCAGCCCACTCACGACGATCTCACCGATTCCAAATCTCAC CATGGATCTCGTGATTATGACAGAGAATCTTCCAGAAGCAGAGATAAGGAGCGGGAGAAAGGGAGAGACCGGGatagaaaaagggaaaagggGAGGGAAAGGGAGAGAAGTAGGGATAGGGATTCCGAGAGAAGCAGGGACAAGGACAGAGATAGGGAGAGGAGCAAAGACAGGGAGAGGGACCGAGAGCGTGATGGTGAGAAGGAAAGGGACCGGGATAGGGACCGCCACCACAGAGATCGGCACAGGGATCGTGGTGAACGAAGGGAAAGGACAAGGGATAGAGATGAAGATGATTTTTACAGAAGCCGTGACTTTGACag AAGAAGGGGGGATTTTGACAGAGAGGATAGGCATAGGCGGAGGTCTCGGTCTAGATCTCAATCCAAGTCAGGGGGTAGATCCGAGCATAGATCAAGGTCGCGTTCTCGTTCACGCTCAAAGAG CAAAAGGACTAGTGGTTTTGATATGGCTCCGCCTGCCTCTGCTATGTTGGCTGGTGCTTCTGCTGTTACAG GTCAGATCACTGGTGCAAATCCTGCAATTCCCGGAATGTTTCCAAATATGTTTCCGTTGGCTACAAACCAG CCGTTCAGTGCTCTCCCAGTCATGCCAGTTCAGGCTATGACACAACAG GCTACACGACATGCTAGGCGGGTGTATGTTGGGGGCCTTCCTCCTACAGCTAATGAGCAG TCAGTTGCAACTTTCTTCAGTCAAGTTATGGCTAAGATTGGGGGAAACACTGCTGGCCCAG GTGATGCTGTGGTTAATGTTTACATTAATCATGACAAGAAGTTCGCCTTTGTGGAGATGAGGTCTGTTGAGGAAGCTAGCAATGCAATGGCTTTAGATGGGATTATTTTTGAG ggGGCACCTGTTAAGGTCAGGAGACCTACTGATTATAATCCTTCCTTAGCTGCTACTCTAGGCCCAAGCCAGCCTAACCCAAACCTTAATCTTGGTGCTGTTGGCTTAACACCAGGGTCTGCTGGTGGACTTGATGGTCCAGATCGAATTTTTGTTGGTGGACTTCCTTATTACTTCACAGAAACGCAGATAAGAGAGCTTTTAGAGACTTTTGGTCCTCTAAGGGGTTTTGATCTAGTGAAAGATAGAGAAACGGGAAATTCAAAGGGTTATGCATTTTGTGTTTACCAGGATCTTGCAGTTACTGATATTGCATGTGCTGCTTTAAATGGAATAAAAATGGGAGATAAGACTCTCACAGTTAGACGAGCTAATCAAGGTGCAAACCCACAGCAGCCTAAACCTGAACAGGAGAGCATCTTAATGCATGCCCAACAGCAGATTGCACTGCAG aaaCTTATGTTGCAGCCAGCTTTGGTGGCAACAAAGGTGGTGTGCTTAACTCACGCAGTTTCTGCTGACGAGCTCAAAGATGATGAAGACTACGAAGAGATTCTTGATGATATGAGACAAGAGTGCTCCAAATTTG GTTCCTTGGTGAATGTGGTGATCCCGCGTCCACCGCATGATGGTGAGCCTGCCGCTGGAGTTGGGAAG GTGTTTTTGGAGTATGTTGACGTGGATGGTGCCACAAAAGCCCGTGCTGGATTGAATGGACGAAAATTTGATGGGAACCAAGTAGTAGCGGTTTTCTACCCAGAGAACAAATTTGCTCAGGGAGATTATGAAGGCTAA
- the LOC108334155 gene encoding splicing factor U2af large subunit A isoform X4, producing MAEYDERYEGNGEEEDLHNSHPHPHLDSSPQPTHDDLTDSKSHAWRYGFSRTCESFIFFWQHGSRDYDRESSRSRDKEREKGRDRDRKREKGRERERSRDRDSERSRDKDRDRERSKDRERDRERDGEKERDRDRDRHHRDRHRDRGERRERTRDRDEDDFYRSRDFDRRRGDFDREDRHRRRSRSRSQSKSGGRSEHRSRSRSRSRSKSKRTSGFDMAPPASAMLAGASAVTGQITGANPAIPGMFPNMFPLATNQPFSALPVMPVQAMTQQATRHARRVYVGGLPPTANEQSVATFFSQVMAKIGGNTAGPGDAVVNVYINHDKKFAFVEMRSVEEASNAMALDGIIFEGAPVKVRRPTDYNPSLAATLGPSQPNPNLNLGAVGLTPGSAGGLDGPDRIFVGGLPYYFTETQIRELLETFGPLRGFDLVKDRETGNSKGYAFCVYQDLAVTDIACAALNGIKMGDKTLTVRRANQGANPQQPKPEQESILMHAQQQIALQKLMLQPALVATKVVCLTHAVSADELKDDEDYEEILDDMRQECSKFGSLVNVVIPRPPHDGEPAAGVGKVFLEYVDVDGATKARAGLNGRKFDGNQVVAVFYPENKFAQGDYEG from the exons atggccGAATACGATGAAAGATACGAAGGCAacggagaagaagaagacctTCACAATTCCCATCCTCATCCTCATCTCGATTCCTCTCCTCAGCCCACTCACGACGATCTCACCGATTCCAAATCTCAC GCTTGGAGATATGGGTTTTCTCGCACCTGtgaatcttttattttcttttggcAGCATGGATCTCGTGATTATGACAGAGAATCTTCCAGAAGCAGAGATAAGGAGCGGGAGAAAGGGAGAGACCGGGatagaaaaagggaaaagggGAGGGAAAGGGAGAGAAGTAGGGATAGGGATTCCGAGAGAAGCAGGGACAAGGACAGAGATAGGGAGAGGAGCAAAGACAGGGAGAGGGACCGAGAGCGTGATGGTGAGAAGGAAAGGGACCGGGATAGGGACCGCCACCACAGAGATCGGCACAGGGATCGTGGTGAACGAAGGGAAAGGACAAGGGATAGAGATGAAGATGATTTTTACAGAAGCCGTGACTTTGACag AAGAAGGGGGGATTTTGACAGAGAGGATAGGCATAGGCGGAGGTCTCGGTCTAGATCTCAATCCAAGTCAGGGGGTAGATCCGAGCATAGATCAAGGTCGCGTTCTCGTTCACGCTCAAAGAG CAAAAGGACTAGTGGTTTTGATATGGCTCCGCCTGCCTCTGCTATGTTGGCTGGTGCTTCTGCTGTTACAG GTCAGATCACTGGTGCAAATCCTGCAATTCCCGGAATGTTTCCAAATATGTTTCCGTTGGCTACAAACCAG CCGTTCAGTGCTCTCCCAGTCATGCCAGTTCAGGCTATGACACAACAG GCTACACGACATGCTAGGCGGGTGTATGTTGGGGGCCTTCCTCCTACAGCTAATGAGCAG TCAGTTGCAACTTTCTTCAGTCAAGTTATGGCTAAGATTGGGGGAAACACTGCTGGCCCAG GTGATGCTGTGGTTAATGTTTACATTAATCATGACAAGAAGTTCGCCTTTGTGGAGATGAGGTCTGTTGAGGAAGCTAGCAATGCAATGGCTTTAGATGGGATTATTTTTGAG ggGGCACCTGTTAAGGTCAGGAGACCTACTGATTATAATCCTTCCTTAGCTGCTACTCTAGGCCCAAGCCAGCCTAACCCAAACCTTAATCTTGGTGCTGTTGGCTTAACACCAGGGTCTGCTGGTGGACTTGATGGTCCAGATCGAATTTTTGTTGGTGGACTTCCTTATTACTTCACAGAAACGCAGATAAGAGAGCTTTTAGAGACTTTTGGTCCTCTAAGGGGTTTTGATCTAGTGAAAGATAGAGAAACGGGAAATTCAAAGGGTTATGCATTTTGTGTTTACCAGGATCTTGCAGTTACTGATATTGCATGTGCTGCTTTAAATGGAATAAAAATGGGAGATAAGACTCTCACAGTTAGACGAGCTAATCAAGGTGCAAACCCACAGCAGCCTAAACCTGAACAGGAGAGCATCTTAATGCATGCCCAACAGCAGATTGCACTGCAG aaaCTTATGTTGCAGCCAGCTTTGGTGGCAACAAAGGTGGTGTGCTTAACTCACGCAGTTTCTGCTGACGAGCTCAAAGATGATGAAGACTACGAAGAGATTCTTGATGATATGAGACAAGAGTGCTCCAAATTTG GTTCCTTGGTGAATGTGGTGATCCCGCGTCCACCGCATGATGGTGAGCCTGCCGCTGGAGTTGGGAAG GTGTTTTTGGAGTATGTTGACGTGGATGGTGCCACAAAAGCCCGTGCTGGATTGAATGGACGAAAATTTGATGGGAACCAAGTAGTAGCGGTTTTCTACCCAGAGAACAAATTTGCTCAGGGAGATTATGAAGGCTAA
- the LOC108334155 gene encoding splicing factor U2af large subunit B isoform X9 has translation MSTEESMHLFLVGLVRLQLETITYFGQITGANPAIPGMFPNMFPLATNQLQPFSALPVMPVQAMTQQATRHARRVYVGGLPPTANEQSVATFFSQVMAKIGGNTAGPGDAVVNVYINHDKKFAFVEMRSVEEASNAMALDGIIFEGAPVKVRRPTDYNPSLAATLGPSQPNPNLNLGAVGLTPGSAGGLDGPDRIFVGGLPYYFTETQIRELLETFGPLRGFDLVKDRETGNSKGYAFCVYQDLAVTDIACAALNGIKMGDKTLTVRRANQGANPQQPKPEQESILMHAQQQIALQKLMLQPALVATKVVCLTHAVSADELKDDEDYEEILDDMRQECSKFGSLVNVVIPRPPHDGEPAAGVGKVFLEYVDVDGATKARAGLNGRKFDGNQVVAVFYPENKFAQGDYEG, from the exons ATGTCCACGGAGGAATCAATGCACCTGTTTTTGGTGGGTCTTGTTCGTCTTCAACTGGAAACTATTACCTACTTTG GTCAGATCACTGGTGCAAATCCTGCAATTCCCGGAATGTTTCCAAATATGTTTCCGTTGGCTACAAACCAG TTGCAGCCGTTCAGTGCTCTCCCAGTCATGCCAGTTCAGGCTATGACACAACAG GCTACACGACATGCTAGGCGGGTGTATGTTGGGGGCCTTCCTCCTACAGCTAATGAGCAG TCAGTTGCAACTTTCTTCAGTCAAGTTATGGCTAAGATTGGGGGAAACACTGCTGGCCCAG GTGATGCTGTGGTTAATGTTTACATTAATCATGACAAGAAGTTCGCCTTTGTGGAGATGAGGTCTGTTGAGGAAGCTAGCAATGCAATGGCTTTAGATGGGATTATTTTTGAG ggGGCACCTGTTAAGGTCAGGAGACCTACTGATTATAATCCTTCCTTAGCTGCTACTCTAGGCCCAAGCCAGCCTAACCCAAACCTTAATCTTGGTGCTGTTGGCTTAACACCAGGGTCTGCTGGTGGACTTGATGGTCCAGATCGAATTTTTGTTGGTGGACTTCCTTATTACTTCACAGAAACGCAGATAAGAGAGCTTTTAGAGACTTTTGGTCCTCTAAGGGGTTTTGATCTAGTGAAAGATAGAGAAACGGGAAATTCAAAGGGTTATGCATTTTGTGTTTACCAGGATCTTGCAGTTACTGATATTGCATGTGCTGCTTTAAATGGAATAAAAATGGGAGATAAGACTCTCACAGTTAGACGAGCTAATCAAGGTGCAAACCCACAGCAGCCTAAACCTGAACAGGAGAGCATCTTAATGCATGCCCAACAGCAGATTGCACTGCAG aaaCTTATGTTGCAGCCAGCTTTGGTGGCAACAAAGGTGGTGTGCTTAACTCACGCAGTTTCTGCTGACGAGCTCAAAGATGATGAAGACTACGAAGAGATTCTTGATGATATGAGACAAGAGTGCTCCAAATTTG GTTCCTTGGTGAATGTGGTGATCCCGCGTCCACCGCATGATGGTGAGCCTGCCGCTGGAGTTGGGAAG GTGTTTTTGGAGTATGTTGACGTGGATGGTGCCACAAAAGCCCGTGCTGGATTGAATGGACGAAAATTTGATGGGAACCAAGTAGTAGCGGTTTTCTACCCAGAGAACAAATTTGCTCAGGGAGATTATGAAGGCTAA
- the LOC108334155 gene encoding splicing factor U2af large subunit B isoform X10, with protein sequence MFPNMFPLATNQPFSALPVMPVQAMTQQATRHARRVYVGGLPPTANEQSVATFFSQVMAKIGGNTAGPGDAVVNVYINHDKKFAFVEMRSVEEASNAMALDGIIFEGAPVKVRRPTDYNPSLAATLGPSQPNPNLNLGAVGLTPGSAGGLDGPDRIFVGGLPYYFTETQIRELLETFGPLRGFDLVKDRETGNSKGYAFCVYQDLAVTDIACAALNGIKMGDKTLTVRRANQGANPQQPKPEQESILMHAQQQIALQKLMLQPALVATKVVCLTHAVSADELKDDEDYEEILDDMRQECSKFGSLVNVVIPRPPHDGEPAAGVGKVFLEYVDVDGATKARAGLNGRKFDGNQVVAVFYPENKFAQGDYEG encoded by the exons ATGTTTCCAAATATGTTTCCGTTGGCTACAAACCAG CCGTTCAGTGCTCTCCCAGTCATGCCAGTTCAGGCTATGACACAACAG GCTACACGACATGCTAGGCGGGTGTATGTTGGGGGCCTTCCTCCTACAGCTAATGAGCAG TCAGTTGCAACTTTCTTCAGTCAAGTTATGGCTAAGATTGGGGGAAACACTGCTGGCCCAG GTGATGCTGTGGTTAATGTTTACATTAATCATGACAAGAAGTTCGCCTTTGTGGAGATGAGGTCTGTTGAGGAAGCTAGCAATGCAATGGCTTTAGATGGGATTATTTTTGAG ggGGCACCTGTTAAGGTCAGGAGACCTACTGATTATAATCCTTCCTTAGCTGCTACTCTAGGCCCAAGCCAGCCTAACCCAAACCTTAATCTTGGTGCTGTTGGCTTAACACCAGGGTCTGCTGGTGGACTTGATGGTCCAGATCGAATTTTTGTTGGTGGACTTCCTTATTACTTCACAGAAACGCAGATAAGAGAGCTTTTAGAGACTTTTGGTCCTCTAAGGGGTTTTGATCTAGTGAAAGATAGAGAAACGGGAAATTCAAAGGGTTATGCATTTTGTGTTTACCAGGATCTTGCAGTTACTGATATTGCATGTGCTGCTTTAAATGGAATAAAAATGGGAGATAAGACTCTCACAGTTAGACGAGCTAATCAAGGTGCAAACCCACAGCAGCCTAAACCTGAACAGGAGAGCATCTTAATGCATGCCCAACAGCAGATTGCACTGCAG aaaCTTATGTTGCAGCCAGCTTTGGTGGCAACAAAGGTGGTGTGCTTAACTCACGCAGTTTCTGCTGACGAGCTCAAAGATGATGAAGACTACGAAGAGATTCTTGATGATATGAGACAAGAGTGCTCCAAATTTG GTTCCTTGGTGAATGTGGTGATCCCGCGTCCACCGCATGATGGTGAGCCTGCCGCTGGAGTTGGGAAG GTGTTTTTGGAGTATGTTGACGTGGATGGTGCCACAAAAGCCCGTGCTGGATTGAATGGACGAAAATTTGATGGGAACCAAGTAGTAGCGGTTTTCTACCCAGAGAACAAATTTGCTCAGGGAGATTATGAAGGCTAA
- the LOC108334155 gene encoding splicing factor U2af large subunit B isoform X11 produces MFPNMFPLATNQLQPFSALPVMPVQAMTQQATRHARRVYVGGLPPTANEQSVATFFSQVMAKIGGNTAGPGDAVVNVYINHDKKFAFVEMRSVEEASNAMALDGIIFEGAPVKVRRPTDYNPSLAATLGPSQPNPNLNLGAVGLTPGSAGGLDGPDRIFVGGLPYYFTETQIRELLETFGPLRGFDLVKDRETGNSKGYAFCVYQDLAVTDIACAALNGIKMGDKTLTVRRANQGANPQQPKPEQESILMHAQQQIALQKLMLQPALVATKVVCLTHAVSADELKDDEDYEEILDDMRQECSKFGSLVNVVIPRPPHDGEPAAGVGKVFLEYVDVDGATKARAGLNGRKFDGNQVVAVFYPENKFAQGDYEG; encoded by the exons ATGTTTCCAAATATGTTTCCGTTGGCTACAAACCAG TTGCAGCCGTTCAGTGCTCTCCCAGTCATGCCAGTTCAGGCTATGACACAACAG GCTACACGACATGCTAGGCGGGTGTATGTTGGGGGCCTTCCTCCTACAGCTAATGAGCAG TCAGTTGCAACTTTCTTCAGTCAAGTTATGGCTAAGATTGGGGGAAACACTGCTGGCCCAG GTGATGCTGTGGTTAATGTTTACATTAATCATGACAAGAAGTTCGCCTTTGTGGAGATGAGGTCTGTTGAGGAAGCTAGCAATGCAATGGCTTTAGATGGGATTATTTTTGAG ggGGCACCTGTTAAGGTCAGGAGACCTACTGATTATAATCCTTCCTTAGCTGCTACTCTAGGCCCAAGCCAGCCTAACCCAAACCTTAATCTTGGTGCTGTTGGCTTAACACCAGGGTCTGCTGGTGGACTTGATGGTCCAGATCGAATTTTTGTTGGTGGACTTCCTTATTACTTCACAGAAACGCAGATAAGAGAGCTTTTAGAGACTTTTGGTCCTCTAAGGGGTTTTGATCTAGTGAAAGATAGAGAAACGGGAAATTCAAAGGGTTATGCATTTTGTGTTTACCAGGATCTTGCAGTTACTGATATTGCATGTGCTGCTTTAAATGGAATAAAAATGGGAGATAAGACTCTCACAGTTAGACGAGCTAATCAAGGTGCAAACCCACAGCAGCCTAAACCTGAACAGGAGAGCATCTTAATGCATGCCCAACAGCAGATTGCACTGCAG aaaCTTATGTTGCAGCCAGCTTTGGTGGCAACAAAGGTGGTGTGCTTAACTCACGCAGTTTCTGCTGACGAGCTCAAAGATGATGAAGACTACGAAGAGATTCTTGATGATATGAGACAAGAGTGCTCCAAATTTG GTTCCTTGGTGAATGTGGTGATCCCGCGTCCACCGCATGATGGTGAGCCTGCCGCTGGAGTTGGGAAG GTGTTTTTGGAGTATGTTGACGTGGATGGTGCCACAAAAGCCCGTGCTGGATTGAATGGACGAAAATTTGATGGGAACCAAGTAGTAGCGGTTTTCTACCCAGAGAACAAATTTGCTCAGGGAGATTATGAAGGCTAA